The genomic stretch AAATCTCCTGTCAAAAGGGCTGCAATAGCAACATTGGCAATTGATGAGGCTGCAACAGCTTCTTTGTAAGAAAATTGAACTGGGAGCACATTACGACTATCACTTGTCTTTAATTCATAATTTGGAATAAAAGCTACAAATGATGCCTCTGGGAAAGTCGCAACAGCACTGTTAACTTTTCCATCAACATATGATGACACCACAAGATTTCCAAAAATAGCTGGTGCTACGTTATCTGGGTGACCTTCGATTTTAGTCGCTAGCGTAAGCTTTTCATCATCTGACAAGTTCAAGTCAGCCAATTGATTGGCTAACTCAATACCTGCCACAATAACTGAAGATGAAGACCCTAAACCACGTGCCAAAGGAATATCTGAAACCATCTTAATGCGATGTGGTTTTAAATCTGATTTGACTTGCAAAGCTGTCGTAATCAAAAGGTTTGTTTCATTACTTGGAACATCACCCAAATCATGCAAAACTTCCCATTTGTCAGCAGCTTCTAAAACCTCGATTGTTAAATACTTAGAAACCGCAACACCAACAGAATCAAATCCAGGTCCAACATTAGCAGAGGTTGCTGGTACTGTAATTTTCATATCACTATAATCGCTCAAAAATGAGCCTTCCTTTCACCTTTAAACTTATCGTTTCTTATTCACCCAATACTTTAAGACTATTTAAAACTTTGAAATCTTCTTCAGCTTCCAATTTTTCAGTAACCGCAGCCAATTGTGTCTTACTCATTGAGTGAGTAATGATAACCACACGTGCACGAGTACCGTTTGCTTTTTGTTGAAGCACTTGTTCAAATGAAATATTTTCAGAATTGAAGATTTCAGCTAAACGAAGCAATTGACCTTTTTTGTCAGGTGTATTAATTGCAAAATAGTAATGGCTTGTCACATCTGAAGGATTTGCCATTTTTGTTTCACGAGCAAATTCGTTGAATGATTTACCAACATTGCCATCTTTAATACGGCGGCAAATGCGGATAATGTCAGCTGTTACAGAAGTTGCTGTTGGCTTTTGACCAGCACCTGGTCCATAATACATTGATTCACCGATACCGATAGATTCAACAAAGACAGCATTCATAACGTCATTTACACTAGCAAGTGGGTGAGCTTTTGGCAAGAATGTTGGTGACACTTCTGCTGAAATACCTGATTCAACTTCACGGACGTCTCCGACAAGTTTAATCACATAACCAAGTTTTTGAGCAACCGCTACATCATCTGGTGTGATTGTTGTGATACCTTTATGAGCCACATCATCAAAATCAATTGTCATACCAAAGCCAAATTGACTCAAGATAACAGCTTTATAAGCAGCATCGATACCTTCAACATCATTTGTTGGGTCACTTTCAGC from Streptococcus ruminicola encodes the following:
- the thrB gene encoding homoserine kinase encodes the protein MKITVPATSANVGPGFDSVGVAVSKYLTIEVLEAADKWEVLHDLGDVPSNETNLLITTALQVKSDLKPHRIKMVSDIPLARGLGSSSSVIVAGIELANQLADLNLSDDEKLTLATKIEGHPDNVAPAIFGNLVVSSYVDGKVNSAVATFPEASFVAFIPNYELKTSDSRNVLPVQFSYKEAVAASSIANVAIAALLTGDLEKAGKAIEADLFHERFRQKLVKEFAQIKEKAHQAGAYATYLSGAGPTVMVLAPKEQESKVLEAVQSLGLDGEVVALHVDTKGVFVEKD
- a CDS encoding homoserine dehydrogenase, yielding MSIKIALLGFGTVASGVPFLLKENHSKITEAAHDTIEIAKVLVKDDEEKNRLLAAGNDYNFVTNVDEILSDDSIDIVVELMGRIEPARTFITKALEADKNVVSANKDLIATHGKELIALAKDKGVAFYYEAAVAGGIPILRTLANSLTSDKVTRILGVLNGTSNFMMTKMVDEGWTYDDALKTAQELGYAESDPTNDVEGIDAAYKAVILSQFGFGMTIDFDDVAHKGITTITPDDVAVAQKLGYVIKLVGDVREVESGISAEVSPTFLPKAHPLASVNDVMNAVFVESIGIGESMYYGPGAGQKPTATSVTADIIRICRRIKDGNVGKSFNEFARETKMANPSDVTSHYYFAINTPDKKGQLLRLAEIFNSENISFEQVLQQKANGTRARVVIITHSMSKTQLAAVTEKLEAEEDFKVLNSLKVLGE